A single genomic interval of Stieleria maiorica harbors:
- a CDS encoding prenyltransferase/squalene oxidase repeat-containing protein, with amino-acid sequence MVTKILSFAFLCVACLLTSVVAADSPSATVDAGKPIAQDKAIDYLKREGQRWIDKQGCVSCHQIPAMLWSLHAAQSRGLGESERPGVPDQDLKRWTQWSTDAVNFVKPHQRKDVDVEKTLAGNIDTMAALMLAIPDDAETSWRDQFAAKLCSEQADDGSWKACGQLPAQKRPKLETAQATTLWVTLALLRHGSEAFDLASAIRFADSGPEAVSTEWYAVRMMVAAEQDPESTDGFRDKLLSRQRSDGGWGWITSESSDALATGLALYALAESGETESREITHARRFLRDSQGPLGEWQVPGTKASAKGKPTPTSTYWGTAWALVGLLSTRS; translated from the coding sequence ATGGTCACCAAGATTCTTTCCTTTGCGTTTTTGTGTGTCGCGTGTCTTCTGACGTCGGTTGTCGCGGCGGATTCGCCTTCAGCGACAGTCGACGCAGGCAAGCCGATCGCTCAGGACAAAGCAATCGATTACCTGAAGCGAGAAGGCCAGCGGTGGATCGACAAACAAGGCTGTGTGTCATGCCATCAAATTCCCGCGATGCTGTGGAGTTTGCATGCGGCCCAATCGCGGGGGCTGGGGGAGTCCGAGAGGCCGGGCGTGCCCGATCAGGATTTGAAGCGATGGACACAGTGGTCCACCGACGCCGTCAACTTCGTCAAACCACACCAGAGGAAAGACGTCGACGTCGAGAAGACGTTGGCGGGGAACATCGACACGATGGCGGCGTTGATGTTGGCGATTCCCGACGACGCTGAGACAAGTTGGCGGGATCAGTTTGCGGCCAAGCTCTGTAGCGAGCAGGCCGACGACGGATCATGGAAAGCCTGTGGTCAGCTGCCCGCTCAGAAGCGGCCGAAGTTGGAAACCGCCCAGGCGACGACGCTGTGGGTCACTTTGGCACTGCTGCGACATGGCAGCGAGGCGTTTGATCTCGCGTCGGCGATCCGGTTCGCCGACTCCGGCCCCGAGGCGGTGTCGACCGAGTGGTATGCGGTGCGGATGATGGTCGCCGCGGAGCAGGATCCAGAATCGACCGACGGGTTCCGTGACAAGCTTCTGTCACGCCAGCGCAGCGACGGTGGCTGGGGGTGGATCACCAGTGAGTCCAGCGATGCGTTGGCGACGGGGCTCGCGCTCTATGCGCTCGCAGAGAGCGGAGAAACCGAGTCGCGGGAAATCACACATGCCCGCCGATTCCTGCGTGATTCCCAAGGTCCATTGGGGGAGTGGCAGGTCCCTGGAACCAAGGCGTCGGCTAAGGGAAAGCCGACACCGACGTCCACCTATTGGGGAACCGCCTGGGCGTTGGTTGGGTTGCTCAGCACCCGCTCGTAG
- a CDS encoding class II aldolase/adducin family protein, producing MNHSRNVIHPRDEIMQTMDRIYRYRMTTTSGGNLSIRDASGDIWISPARVDKGNLTRRDIIRVRGDGSVDGPHPPSSEFPFHKAIYDARPDVRSVVHAHPVALVAFSICRQTPDTRLFHQAYSVCGKLGFAPYACPGSKQLGANIAASFAEGADSVILENHGVVVAGDSLSDAFKRFEAFEFAGKTLIKAAALGNVNLLDDRQLAQAAGRSVDFESFDPPTAGASECELRRQLCDFVRRGCRQRLLISTEGSFSARVDGEAFLITPTQQDREQLGVDDFVLIDGDRREAGKLASRAAKAHQAIYRKHPHVQAIVFAHPVNATAFSVTDSDFDVRTIPESYVFLRDVRRVPYGVQFGDGDQIVDYVNEKTPAAILENDGVVVTGRSVLDAFDRLEVLESTAEAVINARSIGSVQAMSDDVIDELCREFDL from the coding sequence ATGAATCATTCGCGAAACGTGATCCACCCGCGTGACGAGATCATGCAGACGATGGATCGGATCTATCGGTATCGGATGACGACCACGTCCGGCGGCAACCTTTCGATCCGCGATGCGTCGGGCGACATTTGGATTTCACCGGCACGCGTCGACAAGGGGAACTTGACGCGGCGGGACATCATTCGTGTGCGCGGCGATGGCAGCGTCGACGGTCCGCATCCGCCGTCTTCGGAGTTTCCGTTTCACAAAGCGATCTACGATGCCCGTCCGGATGTTCGATCGGTCGTCCACGCGCATCCGGTCGCCCTGGTGGCGTTCAGCATCTGCCGCCAGACGCCCGACACGCGACTGTTCCATCAAGCGTATTCGGTCTGTGGCAAACTCGGTTTTGCGCCCTATGCCTGCCCCGGCAGCAAGCAGCTGGGCGCGAACATCGCGGCCTCGTTTGCCGAAGGGGCTGACAGTGTCATCTTGGAAAACCACGGCGTCGTCGTCGCCGGCGATTCGCTCTCCGACGCCTTCAAGCGATTCGAGGCGTTCGAGTTTGCCGGCAAGACGCTGATCAAGGCTGCGGCATTGGGGAACGTCAATTTGCTGGACGATCGTCAATTGGCACAGGCCGCCGGTCGCAGTGTGGATTTCGAGAGCTTTGATCCACCGACTGCGGGCGCCAGCGAGTGTGAGTTGCGGCGACAACTCTGTGACTTTGTTCGCCGCGGATGCCGCCAGCGTCTGTTGATCAGCACCGAAGGCAGTTTTTCCGCTCGGGTCGATGGCGAGGCGTTTTTGATCACGCCGACTCAACAGGACCGCGAGCAACTGGGGGTCGACGATTTCGTCTTGATCGATGGCGACCGACGCGAGGCGGGAAAACTGGCCAGCCGTGCCGCCAAGGCGCATCAAGCGATCTATCGCAAGCATCCGCACGTCCAGGCGATCGTGTTTGCACATCCGGTCAACGCGACGGCGTTCAGTGTCACCGACAGTGACTTTGATGTTCGGACGATCCCCGAAAGCTATGTGTTCCTGCGCGACGTCCGCCGGGTCCCGTACGGCGTCCAGTTCGGCGACGGCGATCAGATCGTCGACTATGTCAATGAGAAAACGCCGGCCGCGATCCTGGAAAACGACGGCGTGGTCGTGACCGGACGCAGTGTCTTGGACGCGTTTGATCGTTTGGAAGTGCTGGAGTCGACTGCTGAAGCGGTGATCAACGCCCGATCGATCGGTTCGGTCCAGGCCATGTCCGACGACGTGATTGATGAACTGTGCCGCGAATTTGACCTCTGA
- a CDS encoding YeaH/YhbH family protein → MQVIDRRQNPKAKSLGNRQRFLRRIKSQIRKAVNEAIENRSVADVDSGEKVSVTTSDIGEPTFGFDSSEGDRSYVIPGNHDYQRGDRIRKPSGGGSGSGSGGSPDGDGEDAFVFMLTREEFLDLFFEDLELPNLAKRKLKSITSTKWHRAGYANDGSPQRLNKSQTMRRSLARRIALKRPRLHELDQLEEELEAARAEGKEAEHDEEVTRLVRRIEQLRYRMQAVPFLDPVDLRYNRFEQTPKPTTQAVMFCLMDTSASMTESLKDLAKRFYILLHLFLTRHYRAVELVFIRHTYTAAEVDEETFFHGRETGGTVVSSALEEMLRIVRERYPVQDWNIYAAQASDGHNFDHDMPRTIALLQREILDLCQYYAYIEVGEEESSYTSALWNGYSQLESHPQFARAKVLDPTEIYPVFHKLFASTRHAS, encoded by the coding sequence ATGCAAGTGATTGACCGTCGGCAGAACCCCAAAGCCAAAAGTCTGGGAAACCGACAACGCTTTCTCCGTCGCATCAAGTCACAGATCCGCAAGGCTGTCAATGAAGCGATCGAGAACCGTAGCGTTGCCGACGTGGACAGTGGCGAGAAAGTCTCTGTCACCACCAGCGATATCGGCGAGCCGACGTTCGGATTCGATTCCTCCGAAGGCGATCGCAGCTATGTGATCCCGGGCAATCACGACTACCAGCGGGGCGACCGCATCCGCAAACCCAGCGGCGGCGGATCGGGCAGCGGTTCCGGCGGCAGCCCCGACGGCGACGGCGAAGACGCTTTTGTGTTCATGTTGACACGCGAAGAGTTTTTGGACCTGTTCTTCGAGGACCTGGAACTGCCGAATCTGGCCAAACGAAAGCTGAAGTCGATCACCAGCACCAAGTGGCATCGGGCCGGTTACGCCAACGACGGCTCCCCGCAACGGCTGAACAAGTCCCAGACGATGCGACGCAGCCTGGCGCGGCGCATCGCGCTCAAACGCCCCCGGTTGCACGAACTCGATCAGCTGGAGGAAGAGCTCGAAGCCGCCCGGGCCGAAGGCAAAGAAGCCGAGCACGACGAGGAGGTCACGCGGCTTGTTCGGCGGATCGAACAGCTCCGATATCGCATGCAGGCGGTCCCATTTTTGGACCCCGTCGACTTGCGCTACAACCGTTTCGAGCAGACGCCCAAACCGACCACCCAGGCCGTCATGTTCTGCCTGATGGACACGTCGGCGTCGATGACCGAATCACTGAAGGATCTCGCCAAACGGTTCTACATCCTGCTGCATCTGTTTTTGACTCGCCATTACCGGGCCGTCGAACTGGTCTTCATCCGACACACCTACACGGCCGCCGAAGTGGACGAAGAAACGTTCTTTCACGGCCGCGAGACCGGCGGAACGGTGGTCTCCTCCGCACTGGAGGAAATGCTCCGCATCGTCCGTGAACGCTACCCCGTCCAGGATTGGAACATCTATGCGGCACAGGCCTCCGACGGCCACAACTTTGACCACGACATGCCGCGGACGATCGCGCTGCTTCAACGCGAGATCTTGGATCTGTGCCAGTACTATGCCTACATCGAGGTCGGTGAAGAAGAATCGTCGTACACCAGCGCACTGTGGAACGGGTATTCGCAACTGGAATCGCATCCCCAATTCGCCCGCGCCAAAGTCTTGGATCCCACCGAGATTTACCCCGTCTTTCACAAACTGTTTGCCAGCACCCGGCATGCGTCTTAG
- a CDS encoding PrkA family serine protein kinase, whose protein sequence is MTNTPNLLQLYSETYEREKQVRYTLKEYLEAARDDPSLYSSVAERMVQAIGPPKQIDTSGDSRLGRIFMNRTIKVYPAFDQFYGLEETIERIVGYFRHAAQGLEERKQILYLLGPVGGGKSSLADALKRLVQRQPVYVLCAGDEMSPIFESPLGLFDPNSMGFLLEEEYGIPRRRLNGYMSPWAIKRLDEFGGDISKFSVVRVMPSEQRRCCVTKTEPGDENNQDISSLVGKVDIRKLEHFSQDDADAYAYTGGLNRTTQGLLEFVEMFKAPLKMLHPLLTATQDGTYVGTENVGAMPYQGIIVAHSNESEWESFKANRNNEAFLDRICVVKVPYCLRVTEERKIYDKLIQSSKLGEAPCAPDTLEMMARFSVLTRLKEHENSNLYSKMRVYDGESLKDTDPNAKTVQEYRDAAGVAEGMEGVSTRFAYKILSETYNFDTDEVAADPVHLLYVLEKSILREQLPEETEQRYLEFVKEDLASRYAEFIGNEIRKAYLESYHSYGQNLFDRYIAYADAWIDDQDYKDPDTGQLMDRDVLNEELEKIEHPAGIANAKDFRYEIVKFALRSRAKNDGRNPEWTSYEKIREVIEKRMFSQIEELLPVISFGAKKDSEAEQKHSEFVERMTQRGYTRRQVRRLVDWYMRVSKSG, encoded by the coding sequence ATGACGAACACGCCCAATCTTCTGCAGCTATATTCGGAAACCTACGAACGCGAAAAACAGGTTCGTTACACGCTGAAGGAATATCTGGAAGCGGCGCGCGACGACCCGTCGCTCTACAGCAGTGTCGCCGAACGGATGGTACAAGCGATCGGACCACCCAAACAGATCGACACGTCCGGCGATTCGCGTCTCGGACGGATCTTCATGAACCGCACGATCAAAGTGTATCCCGCCTTTGATCAGTTTTACGGTTTAGAAGAGACCATCGAACGGATCGTGGGTTACTTCCGGCATGCCGCCCAGGGACTCGAGGAACGCAAACAGATCCTTTATCTGCTCGGTCCGGTCGGCGGCGGAAAGAGTTCACTGGCTGATGCCTTAAAGCGTTTGGTCCAACGCCAGCCGGTTTATGTCCTCTGCGCCGGCGACGAGATGAGTCCGATCTTCGAGAGTCCGTTGGGGCTGTTCGATCCGAATTCGATGGGCTTCTTGCTGGAAGAAGAATACGGCATCCCGCGGCGACGCCTGAACGGTTACATGTCACCCTGGGCGATCAAACGCTTGGATGAATTCGGTGGCGACATTTCGAAATTCTCGGTCGTGCGTGTCATGCCGTCCGAGCAGCGACGTTGCTGTGTGACGAAGACCGAACCGGGTGATGAAAACAACCAAGACATCTCTTCGTTGGTCGGAAAGGTCGATATCCGTAAACTGGAACACTTCTCCCAAGACGATGCCGATGCGTATGCGTACACCGGCGGATTGAACCGCACGACCCAAGGATTGCTTGAATTCGTCGAGATGTTCAAGGCGCCGCTGAAAATGCTGCACCCGTTGCTCACGGCGACCCAAGACGGAACCTACGTGGGAACCGAAAACGTCGGCGCGATGCCTTACCAAGGGATCATTGTCGCCCACAGCAACGAATCCGAGTGGGAATCGTTCAAGGCCAATCGCAACAACGAAGCGTTTCTGGATCGGATCTGCGTGGTCAAGGTGCCCTATTGCTTGCGCGTGACCGAAGAACGCAAGATCTATGACAAACTGATCCAGAGTTCCAAACTAGGCGAAGCCCCTTGCGCGCCCGACACGTTGGAAATGATGGCACGGTTCTCCGTCTTGACGCGGCTGAAGGAACACGAGAATTCCAACCTGTATTCCAAGATGCGGGTCTACGACGGCGAGTCGCTCAAGGACACCGACCCCAACGCGAAGACCGTCCAGGAATACCGCGACGCGGCCGGCGTGGCCGAGGGGATGGAAGGCGTTTCGACGCGATTTGCCTACAAGATTTTGTCCGAAACCTACAACTTTGACACCGACGAGGTCGCTGCCGATCCGGTGCACTTGCTGTACGTGCTGGAAAAATCGATCCTCCGCGAACAGTTGCCCGAGGAAACCGAGCAGCGTTATCTGGAGTTTGTCAAAGAAGATCTGGCGTCGCGATACGCCGAATTCATCGGCAATGAAATCCGCAAGGCGTACCTGGAATCCTATCACAGTTACGGCCAGAACCTGTTCGACCGTTACATCGCCTACGCCGATGCTTGGATCGATGACCAGGACTACAAGGACCCCGACACGGGGCAGCTGATGGATCGCGATGTTCTGAACGAGGAATTGGAAAAGATCGAACACCCCGCGGGAATCGCCAATGCCAAGGACTTCCGCTATGAGATCGTCAAATTCGCGCTGCGTTCGCGGGCCAAGAACGACGGCCGCAACCCCGAATGGACCTCGTACGAAAAGATTCGCGAAGTGATCGAAAAGCGAATGTTCTCGCAAATCGAAGAGCTGTTGCCCGTGATCAGCTTCGGTGCCAAGAAAGACAGCGAAGCCGAACAGAAGCACAGCGAATTCGTCGAGCGGATGACCCAGCGTGGTTACACGCGACGCCAGGTCCGTCGGCTGGTCGATTGGTACATGCGTGTCAGTAAATCTGGATAG
- a CDS encoding SpoVR family protein, giving the protein MENRKLLYQGSEWNFELLRRVHDAIEEIAIGEMGLNVYRNQIEVITSEQMLDAYTSLGMPLMYSHWSFGKRYSREEMLYRKGAQSLAYELVINSDPCVAYVIEENSMTMQTLVTAHASFGHNHFFKNNYLFRQWTRANRVLDDLAYAKRFIAECEERYGLQAVERTLDAAHALMSQGVSRYAPKHPARAKDIAVKAQSRKSHQEATFNDLWRTLPKPKERHKSDRDDDQDDNDSTLRLPEENLLRFLSLHAPKLKDWQREVLDIVRKTAQYFYPQQQTQLMNEGCATFVHYQIMNRLHETGQVDEAAMLEFLHMHTAVVTQPDFDDRRFRGINPYALGFAMMKDIERICETPEPEDLEWFPEIAGRGNFMQVLRDAWADYRDESFVLQFLSPHLIRKLRLFAVSDVSGSPHLSVEAIHDEAGYREIRRRMAHQYDLSKRDPEIEVTEADLKGNRRLVLTHRVRDGKILSSDDCNRVLRHVANLWGYRVRLIEIDADTGSTLNDYDAVALP; this is encoded by the coding sequence ATGGAAAATCGAAAGCTACTGTACCAAGGCTCGGAGTGGAATTTCGAACTCCTGCGACGCGTGCACGATGCGATCGAGGAGATCGCGATCGGCGAGATGGGGCTGAACGTCTATCGCAACCAGATCGAAGTGATCACCAGCGAACAGATGCTGGACGCCTACACGTCGCTGGGCATGCCGCTGATGTACTCGCATTGGTCGTTCGGGAAACGGTATTCCCGCGAAGAAATGCTGTACCGCAAAGGGGCTCAATCACTGGCCTACGAATTGGTGATCAATTCGGACCCCTGTGTCGCCTACGTCATCGAAGAAAACAGCATGACGATGCAGACATTGGTCACCGCGCACGCGTCCTTCGGCCACAACCATTTTTTCAAAAACAATTATCTGTTCCGCCAGTGGACCCGTGCCAATCGGGTGTTGGACGATCTGGCCTATGCGAAACGGTTCATCGCTGAATGTGAAGAACGGTACGGCTTGCAGGCGGTCGAACGGACGCTCGATGCCGCACACGCGTTGATGTCGCAGGGCGTCAGCCGCTACGCCCCGAAACATCCCGCCCGCGCCAAAGACATCGCCGTCAAAGCCCAATCGCGAAAGTCTCATCAGGAGGCAACATTCAACGATTTGTGGCGGACGTTGCCGAAACCAAAGGAGCGTCACAAGTCGGATCGGGACGACGATCAGGATGACAATGATAGCACCCTGCGGCTGCCCGAAGAAAACTTGCTCCGATTCCTCTCGTTGCACGCCCCCAAGTTGAAGGATTGGCAGCGTGAGGTGCTGGACATCGTTCGAAAGACCGCACAGTACTTTTACCCCCAGCAGCAAACCCAGTTGATGAACGAGGGCTGTGCGACGTTCGTGCACTACCAGATCATGAATCGGCTGCACGAAACCGGACAGGTGGATGAAGCGGCGATGCTGGAGTTTTTGCACATGCACACCGCCGTCGTCACGCAACCCGATTTTGATGACCGACGATTCCGGGGCATCAATCCCTATGCGCTGGGGTTCGCGATGATGAAGGACATCGAACGAATTTGTGAAACACCCGAACCGGAGGACCTGGAGTGGTTCCCCGAGATCGCAGGTCGAGGCAACTTCATGCAGGTGTTGCGCGACGCTTGGGCGGATTACCGCGATGAGAGTTTTGTGTTGCAGTTTCTCAGCCCGCACCTGATTCGAAAGCTGCGTCTGTTCGCCGTCAGCGATGTCTCCGGATCACCGCACTTGTCCGTCGAAGCCATTCACGACGAAGCGGGCTATCGTGAGATCCGACGTCGGATGGCGCATCAGTACGATTTGTCCAAACGTGATCCGGAGATCGAAGTGACCGAGGCGGATCTGAAGGGCAACCGACGATTGGTGCTGACCCATCGTGTTCGCGACGGCAAGATCCTGAGTTCCGATGATTGCAATCGTGTGCTCCGGCACGTCGCCAATCTGTGGGGCTATCGCGTCCGCTTGATCGAAATCGATGCCGACACCGGCAGCACGCTCAACGACTACGACGCCGTCGCCCTGCCATAA